In a single window of the Tribolium castaneum strain GA2 chromosome 8, icTriCast1.1, whole genome shotgun sequence genome:
- the LOC658467 gene encoding cytochrome P450 6a2 has protein sequence MSLLLSFLLRLGSVIISLIVVVLSVIKWKHQYWANRNIPFFPPSVPFGNLQNPRRKKHSIGYHIKNFYDQAKRKGWKHCGLYFFASPVYLVIDVNYVKHIMNTDFHHFVDRGMYSNEKIDPISAHLFALGGTRWKNLRNKLSPTFTSSKMKMMFPTIVECVSLLLDAMTEKSEQIDIKELLGRFTTDIIGSCAFGLDCNTIKEENSPFRLYGKKVFFSTKMRTFKLTFASSFPTLGRLLRIRQVSSDVSDFFRKIVKDTIEYRAQNQFSRPDFLQMLIDLRRDGAEITLDEIIAQCFIFFLAGFETSSTTMTFTLYELAKNHQIQDKLRQEIMTILTKYHGEITYDAISEMKYLDQVIEESLRKYPPLPFVTRTCVMDYKVPNTDLVIEKGRRVILPILALHHDPEFWPEPQNFDPERFNDQNRNLRHQFSYIPFGEGPRFCIGKKFGLTQTKVGLVALIQNYKFSVNSRTLDPLKMAPNTFILSAAGGIWLDSEKL, from the exons ATGTCACTTTTGTTATCGTTTTTATTAAGACTTGGCTCGGTGATAATCTCGCTAATTGTGGTCGTGTTGAGTGTGATAAAATGGAAACACCAATATTGGGCCAACCGAAACATTCCGTTTTTCCCTCCAAGCGTTCCATTCGGCAATTTGCAAAATCCCAGACGCAAGAAGCACTCAATCGGCTACcatattaaaaacttctacGACCAAGCGAAGCGAAAAGGTTGGAAACACTGcggtttgtattttttcgcaAGCCCTGTGTATTTGGTTATTGATGTCAATTACGTGAAGCACATAATGAACACCGATTTTCACCATTTTGTCGACCGGGGAATGTACTCTAATGAGAAAATTGACCCAATTAGTGCACATTTGTTTGCCTTGGGTGGCACAAGATGGAAAAATCTCCGAAATAAATTATCGCCAACTTTTACCTCAAGCAAGATGAAAATGATGTTTCCTACAATAGTTGAGtgtgtttctcttttattgGACGCAATGACCGAAAAGAGCGAACAAATCGACATCAAAGAACTGCTAGGACGCTTCACAACTGATATCATCGGTTCTTGTGCTTTTGGCCTAGATTGTAACACCATCAAGGAGGAAAATTCGCCGTTTCGTCTCTACGGAAAGAAAGTGTTTTTTTCGACAAAGATGCGGACTTTTAAGCTCACTTTTGCGTCCAGTTTTCCCACTTTGGGACGACTTTTGCGCATCCGGCAAGTCTCAAGTGACGTTTCAGATTTCTTCCGAAAAATCGTAAAGGACACTATCGAATATCGGGCACAAAATCAATTTTCCCGCcctgattttttacaaatgttGATTGATTTGAGGAGGGATGGTGCTGAGATCACACTGGATGAAATTATAGCTCAATGTTTTATCTTCTTTTTGGCTGGGTTTGAAACTTCATCAACGACCATGACTTTCACTTTGTACGAATTggccaaaaatcaccaaatccAAGATAAACTAAGACAGGAGATTATGACAATTTTGACCAAATACCACGGGGAAATTACCTATGATGCCATTTCAGAAATGAAGTACTTGGACCAAGTGATTGAAGAAAGTTTAAGAAAATACCCACCTTTGCCCTTTGTGACCCGAACCTGTGTCATGGATTACAAAGTACCAAATACTGACTTAGTTATCGAAAAAGGGCGAAGGGTTATTTTACCAATTCTTGCCTTACACCATGACCCAGAATTTTGGCCTGAGCCCCAAAACTTTGACCCTGAGAGGTTCAATGATCAGAATAGAAATCTGAGACACCAGTTCTCTTATATACCGTTTGGGGAAGGACCCAGATTTTGCATTG GGAAAAAATTTGGGCTGACTCAAACTAAGGTTGGGCTGGTTGCTCTAATACAAAATTACAAGTTCTCGGTCAATTCAAGGACACTCGACCCCCTGAAAATGGCACcaaacacatttattttaagtgCAGCAGGTGGAATTTGGCTCGATTCTGAGAAATTGTAG